The following proteins are co-located in the Cutaneotrichosporon cavernicola HIS019 DNA, chromosome: 3 genome:
- a CDS encoding uncharacterized protein (Glycosyltransferase family 1 protein) — MSDQSSFARSRQDHPTLAQLNTSPQTLSSPAMASSSIASPPVTVTTPSSIASDDSPLPEFKRPSASAITDSPNARSKSVTVADGQETYGVLNRHPAVKNDTPPLVEEKVVKLPTFRVGVSEDRNKRCRRTMEDAHSFVYDYAGIRGQGYFAVFDGHAGKHAAEWCGQNFHEYLLDALLTYPDEPIPELLNKTFLVVDSRLTHLAYRSRTHSGCTAVVAFLRMEHDTPKGRKGFTNPSLSTRGLMEGRGEEELEAETSGNMPSRRSSMGAGSSGGIGGAASPSHEQSLRRKMSGRRIRDFVRGLTGSHKADDSAVDDDEASDIGRDFETMDPVSETGARRVLYLANVGDARAVICRGGGKAVRLTYDHKGSDPQEAKRITDAGGFVMNNRVNGVLAVTRSLGDASMKEFVVGSPYTTETVLDDDDEFLIVACDGLWDVCEDQDAVDLVRGVEDPQEASKKLLEHALGNYSTDNLSVMLRCASTSLLVDTGAAPPSYAAVTSERDVGDVPYDPAADTHWATRVNAEGRIDVDVDLASVPTVPPSEYDGGLDVDTLRSDECPPLNIVIFIVGSRGDVQPYLALALELIRTRGHRVRLATHAIFADLVKQTTVRLAGLTDENGTPLTSKLEHFDIGGSPEELMSYMVRNPGLVPGITALASGDIRRKRRMVKEMLVGCYLSCFTPNQHGEPFAADAIISNPPSFAHIHVSEALGIPLIMSFTMPWTPTTAFPHPLVAAKSSSPDHKLNNYASFLLADALMWQGLGDLINHFRYSILGLRPLSHMAGPLTLQRLQIPFTYAWSEHLLPKPADWKGNMDVVGFYTMDSDTRFTPDAALAKFLAAGEPPVYFGFGSVVVDKPDQLTNIILNAVERTGIRAVVSAGWAELGAGDDIPSSVFIIKGNVPHDWLFAEGRVAAVCHHGGAGTTAAGLRLGVPTIVVPFFGDQWFWGNAVYHAGAGPEPIPYTELTVGRLVAGLEVALAPATLEAARKMGEQISVEDGVSDGVRSFHRHLPLLNMRCNVDELQVAVWWSEAMDARLSARVAAVLVEERILAWRDLVPHRPVDHDSLRHYTDPFASFGQSVLNLGAVSMGSASELFYAPARGLGGLVWGVPKASFDVVSSFHEGLENVPGILGGQTRRRGKVDSLTTGVQEGAKGLAYGIFDGITGLVTEPYRGAKSGGVDGFVKGAWNGVVSLGPRLAGAGLGLVVHPTTGAFRGLRTRLGMAGLLEQSVMYSPRQAASHKAALGVSKAERAEIITAWARLCSPTATDMRRAEHEARRAANERRLLTSDPQTPSMSKTQVGSKLSKGLRNNSLLRRKKRQGSVSSVLSMSPSGRTSPTAGPSREDKTNTFTTVSSPSREKDPRWREVHDTLTLPGYKRDVLEATGGPSGTFPLDIGLRRPLLRWGTGVSFASTSTADVAQAGIERWDTQSIDSAATTTTRGTTTADSASQTSEIERRKRFWHKGKGKGKGRSRN, encoded by the exons ATGTCCGATCAGAGCTCGTTTGCCCGATCCCGTCAAGACCATCCAACTCTCGCTCAACTCAACACTTCTCCTCAGA CCctctcgtcgccagccATGGCCAGCTC TTCAATCGCGTCTCCGCCAGTTACGGTGACCACACCGTCCTCCATAGCCTCGGATgactctcctctcccagAGTTCAAGCGGCCTAGCGCCAGTGCCATCACGGACAGCCCCAACGCGCGCTCCAAAAGTGTGACTGTGGCCGACGGGCAGGAGACTTATGGC GTCCTCAATCGCCACCCTGCCGTAAAAAATGACACACCGCCGTTAGTCGAAGAGAAGGTTGTCAAGCTGCCCACGTTCCGCGTCGGTGTGAGCGAGGACCGCAACAAGCGGTGCCGTCGCACGATGGAGGACGCTCACAGCTTTGTTTACGATTACGCCGGCATCCGCGGCCAGGGCTACTTTGCTGTGTTCGA TGGTCATGCTGGCAAACACGCTGCCGAGTGGTGCGGGCAGAACTTCCACGAGTACCTCCTAGACGCCCTCTTGACGTATCCCGACGAGCCTATTCCAGAGCTGCTCAACAAGACATTCCTCGTTGTCGACAGCCGTCTCACCCACCTCGCTTACCGGAGCAGGACCCACTCTGGCTGCACCGCCGTAgtcgccttcctccgcaTGGAGCACGACACGCCcaagggaaggaagggcTTCACGAACCCCTCGTTATCGACTCGCGGGTTAATGGAGGGTCGCGGTGAGGAAGAGTTGGAAGCGGAGACAAGCGGTAACATGCCTTCGCGCCGTTCGTCCATGGGAGCGGGTTCCTCTGGTGGCATtggtggcgcggcgtcgccatcgcACGAGCAGAGCCTGCGTAGGAAGATGTCGGGGCGCCGCATTCGTGACTTTGTTCGCGGCTTGACGGGAAGCCACAAGGCTGACGACTCGGCTGTGGATGATGACGAAGCATCTGATATCGGCCGTGACTTTGAGACGATGGACCCGGTTAGCGAGACTGGGGCTCGTCGTGTACTGTATCTTGCGAATGTTGGCGATGCGCGCGCTGTCATCTG ccgcggcggtggcaagGCTGTGCGATTGACGTATGACCACAAGGGAAGTGACCCTCAAGAAGCCAAGCGTATCACAGATGCTGGCGGTTTTGTCATGAATAACCGCGTCAATG GTGTGCTGGCTGTGACGCGGTCGCTTGGTGACGCATCCATGAAGGAGTTTGTTGTCGGGTCTCCATACACGACGGAGACTGTTctggacgacgatgacgaaTTCCTGATTGTTGCTTGCGATGGG ctgTGGGACGTGTGTGAGGATCAGGACGCGGTCGATCTGGTGCGTGGTGTCGAGGACCCACAAGAGGCGTCCAAGAAGCTGCTGGAGCACGCGCTGGGCAACTACTCGACTGACAACTTGAGTGTCATG CTACGATGTGCGAGCACGTCTCTGCTCGTTGATACTGGGGCGGCGCCGCCTAGCTATGCCGCGGTCACGTCGGAGCGCGATGTTGGCGATGTTC CCTATGACCCAGCAGCGGATACACACTGGGCAACGCGCGTCAATGCCGAAGGACGTattgacgtcgacgtcgacctcgcgtcGGTCCCAACCGTCCCACCAAGCGAGTACGACGGTGGACTAGACGTCGACACGCTGCGATCAGACGAATGTCCACCCCTCAACATCGTCATTTTCATCGTCGGCTCACGCGGCGACGTGCAGCCGTacctcgctctcgcccttgaACTGATCCGCACCCGAGGACACCGCGTGCGACTCGCCACACACGCCATCttcgccgacctcgtcaagcaAACTACGGTCCGGCTGGCTGGCCTCACAGACGAGAACGGCACCCCCTTGACCAGCAAGCTCGAACACTTTGACATCGGCGGGAGCCCCGAAGAACTCATGAGCTACATGGTGCGCAATCCTGGCCTCGTGCCGGGCATTaccgcgctcgcgagcgGCGATATTCGTCGCAAACGCCGCATGGTCAAGGAGATGCTTGTAGGGTGCTACCTCTCCTGTTTCACCCCAAACCAGCATGGGGAGCCGTTCGCGGCCGATGCGATCATCAGCAACCCGCCTTCGTTTGCACACATCCACGTCTCAGAGGCACTGGGCATCCCCCTCATCATGTCTTTCA CTATGCCATGGACGCCGACCACCGCCTTCCCTCACCCATTAGTGGCGGCCAAGAGCAGCTCACCCGACCACAAACTCAACAACTACGcatccttcctcctcgccgacgcacTCATGTGGCAAGGTCTTGGGGACCTCATCAACCACTTCCGCTACTCGATCCTCGGGTTGCGGCCCCTCTCGCACATGGCCGGCCCACTAACCCTCCAGCGACTCCAGATTCCGTTCACATATGCTTGGAgcgagcacctcctcccgaAGCCTGCTGACTGGAAGGGTAATATGG ACGTGGTCGGGTTCTATACGATGGACAGCGACACGCGATTCACgcccgacgccgcgctcgcaaAGTTCCTCGCGGCTGGCGAGCCTCCCGTGTACTTCGG cttcGGCTctgttgttgttgacaaGCCTGACCAGTTGACCA ACATCATCCTCAACGCCGTTGAGCGTACAGGGATCCGCGCAGTCGTGAGCGCCGGCTgggccgagctgggcgcTGGGGACGATATCCCCAGCTCGGTCTTCATAATCAAAGGCAATGTTCCGCACGACTGGCTATTCGCCGAGGGTCGTGTCGCGGCAGTGTGTCACCACGGAGGCGCGGGGACTACTGCCGCGGGGTTGCGCCTTGGCGTGCCGACCATTGTCGTCCCGTTCTTTGGCGACCAGTG GTTCTGGGGCAATGCGGTGTATCACGCGGGCGCAGGGCCAGAGCCGATCCCCTACACCGAGCTCACTGTTGGCCGACTCGTTGCTGGTCTCGAGGTGGCGCTGGCACCAGCAACGTTAGAGGCCGCGCGTAAGATGGGGGAGCAGATCAGCGTGGAGGACGGCGTCTCAGACGGCGTGCGCAGCTTCCACCGTCACCTCCCGCTGCTGAATATGCG ctgCAATGTCGACGAGTTGCAGGTTGCCGTATGGTGGTCCGAAGCCATGGACGCACGCCTTAGCGCCCGCGTGGCGGCTGTGCTGGTCGAAGAGCGCATCCTTGCGTGGCGCGACCTGGTCCCACATC gtCCCGTCGATCACGACTCATTGCGACACTACACGGACCCGTTCGCGAGCTTCGGGCAGAGCGTTCTCAACCTGGGCGCAGTGAGCATGGGGAGCGCCAGTGAGCTGTTCTACGCCCCTGCACGAGGGCTGGGCGGCCTTGTATGGGGGGTTCCCAAGG CCTCTTTCGACGTCGTCTCGTCTTTCCACGAAGGTTTGGAGAATGTCCCGGGCATTTTGGGGGGACAAACACGGCGCCGTGGTAAGGTTGACTCCCTCACAACGGGCGTACAGGAGGGTGCGAAGGGGCTCGCGTACGGCATTTTCGACGGGATCACGGGACTTGTAACTGAGCCGTATCGCGGAGCGAAGAGTGGCGGCGTTGACGGGTTTGTCAAAGGGGCGTGGAATGGAG TCGTCTCGCTCGGCCCACGCCTCGCAGGTGCtggtctcggtctcgttGTCCACCCTACAACAGGCGCCTTCCGCGGTCTGCGCACACGCCTAGGCATGGCAGGGTTGCTGGAGCAGAGTGTAATGTACAGCCCGCGCCAGGCGGCGAGCCACAAGGCGGCGCTCGGTGTGagcaaggccgagcgcgccgagatcaTCACCGCATGGGCGCGCCTTTGCTCCCCTACTGCAACTGATATGCGGCGGGCCGAGCAcgaggcgcgtcgcgccgcgaacgagcgccgcctcctcacGAGTGATCCCCAGACGCCGTCCATGAGCAAGACGCAGGTCGGGTCGAAACTGAGCAAGGGTCTGCGGAACAACAGCCTTCTACGAAGGAAGAAACGACAGGGTTCAGTGTCCTCGGTTTTGTCTATGTCGCCCTCAGGTCGTACTTCGCCGACTGCCGGGCCATCAAGGGAGGACAAAACGAATACGTTCACTACCGTCAGCTCTCCTAGTCGAGAAAAGGACCCGCGCTGGCGCGAGGTACACGACACGCTCACCCTGCCGGGCTATAAAAGGGACGTACTGGAGGCGACCGGGGGGCCGAGCGGCACTTTTCCACTCGATATAGGGCTTAGACGGCCGTTATTACGATGGGGGACGGGTGTGAGCTTTGCGAGTACGAGCACGGCGGACGTCGCGCAGGCTGGGATCGAGCGGTGGGATACGCAGTCGATCGATTCGGCAgcaaccaccaccacaagAGGGACGACTACTGCGGACTCGGCGTCCCAGACGTCCGAGATCGAGCGGCGCAAGCGGTTCTGGCacaaggggaaggggaaggggaagggtAGGAGCCGCAATTAA
- a CDS encoding uncharacterized protein (Cytochrome b5-like Heme/Steroid binding domain), which yields MSKASQDVYTDHPAHTVPGMRERSRPGTGGEPVYDTVSDVHGRRVSGKPANRAILADQRARAERARKRAEREAAPPASWSSFFSKLFLLALFIPALSHFLTGTYHFGLEDTVRPYARKIWRHHMNPFISEGAQFTLRELAEFDGSDNKKPVYLSIGGKVYDVSANRRIYGRGGSYNMMAGRDASRAFVTGCFETHLTHDLRGLNEAELKALQGWQDFFENHARYWPVGRTILPPISPNTPIPPPCREQAGNAPGATHRGKPRPDPVVKAGK from the exons ATGAGCAAGGCTAGCCAGGACGTGTATACCGACCATCCAGCGCACACCGTTCCGGGAA TGCGCGAGCGTTCGCGACCGGGAACTGGCGGCGAGCCGGTCTACGACACCGTGTCGGATGT ccacggccgccgcgtctCGGGCAAGCCCGCTAATCGCGCCATCCTAGCGGaccagcgcgcgcgcgccgagcgagcGCGTAAGCGGGCCGAACGCGAAGCCGCACCACCCGCATCCTGGTCCAGCTTCTTCAGCAAGCTCTTCCTCTTAGCCCTCTTCATCCCAGCCCTCTCACACTTCCTCACGGGGACGTACCATTTCGGGCTTGAGGATACGGTGCGACCCTACGCCCGAAAGATATGGCGACACCACATGAATCCCTTTATTTCGGAGGGGGCCCAGTTCACACTCCGTGAGCTGGCGGAGTTTGATGGTTCCGACAATAAGAAGCCCGTGTATCTCTCCATCGGGGGAAAGGTTTACGATGTCTCGGCGAACAGGAGGATTTATGGGCGCGGAGGGTCGTATAATATGAT GGCCGGACGCGACGCTTCCCGCGCATTCGTCACTGGGTGCTTCGAGACTCATCTCACACACGACTTGCGCGGCCTgaacgaggccgagctcaag GCGCTGCAGGGCTGGCAAGATTTCTTCGAGAACCACGCGCGCTACTGGCCTGTCGGGCGGACCATCCTACCGCCCATCAGCCCCAACACGCCCATTCCTCCGCCGTGTCGTGAGCAAGCCGGCAACGCGCCTGGCGCTACGCACCGCGGAAAGCCGCGTCCAGACCCCGTCGTCAAGGCGGGCAAGTGA